The Primulina eburnea isolate SZY01 chromosome 6, ASM2296580v1, whole genome shotgun sequence genome contains a region encoding:
- the LOC140833462 gene encoding uncharacterized protein, whose protein sequence is MDSSKIHEETEECSSNESGWTMYIASPDRELDYDDYEDEEEYSNGGQTYTKDPKKDAHEDVDSDDSMASDASSGPSYQGHLCENVDRIHGSGHAGSKRGNKQVDKKHQQQERKKQVEQKKEAKDKDGNKKRSAAKSKNK, encoded by the coding sequence ATGGATTCTTCAAAAATCCATGAAGAAACTGAAGAATGTAGCAGCAATGAATCGGGTTGGACGATGTATATCGCATCACCAGACCGAGAACTCGATtacgatgattatgaagatGAAGAGGAGTATAGCAACGGTGGACAAACATACACAAAAGATCCCAAAAAAGACGCTCATGAGGATGTCGATAGCGATGACTCGATGGCTTCTGATGCATCCTCTGGCCCAAGTTATCAAGGCCATTTATGCGAAAATGTCGACAGAATTCACGGTTCGGGTCATGCAGGGAGCAAAAGAGGAAACAAACAAGTTGACAAGAAGCATCAACAGCAGGAGAGGAAGAAACAGGTTGAGCAGAAAAAGGAAGCAAAAGACAAGGATGGGAACAAGAAAAGAAGTGCTGCAAAATCAAAGAACAAGTAG